The nucleotide sequence AAAATCGTTGGCGACTATTGCCAAGGAGCAAGGCGTAGAAGCGAATGACGTCATCAAGCTCTTGGTAGGTCAGCACGGAGCCAAGCTAAAAGAAGCAGTAGCGGCAGGCAAGCTCACACAGGAGCAAGCAGACAAGCGCAGCGAGGAATTGACAGCGATGGTGCAAAAGATGGTGGATGGCAGCTTTGAAAAAGTCGTTTTCCCTAGACATGAAAAAGAGGAAAAAGACCAGGAGGAAACCATGTAGAAAAGTCAGCAGGTGGGAGCTAACCCCATCTGCTTTTCTATTTTCTCGGGATTGGTCGATGAGGGCCGATTTGTACATAAAAACCAACGTGCGAATGAGGTGAAAGGACAATCCGCGAATTGACACACAGCGGGAAAACACGATACATTCAGAGTAACTTATTGAATGAGGTGGCATGCTTTACATGAAGAAACCGTCTAACGAAGTTTTGTACCAGGAAGCATCGACCTACAAAGACATGCTCCTGCGAAAAAGCTGGAAAATGCGCATTAACGAGACTGTCATGTTTGTGCTGGGGATGATGATACTCGCTCAATTTTTCCCGACCAATGACACGAGATTCAAGGTGCTTGTTTTCGCCATTGCCATTGCTGTTGTTGGATTGTCTCCGTTTATGTACAAATCGGTATTGCGTCCGGTGTACAAGCTAACCAAGACCCACCTGATTATATCCATGTCAGGGCAGGAAAAGAGCTACCCGTTGTCTGAAGTCGAGCAAATTTATGAAGGCCGTCATTTTTATCGTGTAGGCGGCAAAAAGGAATCACTGATGGTTTCCAGGCAATTTCTCAGTCATTTAAATGAGCGCTTGTTTTACTATAAAAAAGGGAACAAGAGGAGATAGGAATGAAATCGTTTTGTCGTGACACTTGGGTAGAGGTTGATTTGGATGCCATCCGGGCGAACCTCGAGACATTCAAACGCCATTTGCCAGAAAAAACGGGTATTATGGCTGTTGTGAAAGCAGACGGGTATGGTCATGGCGCTGTCCATGTCGGAAAAGAAGCGTTGGCGAGCGGTGCAGATTCACTTGCAGTCGCATTGCTCGATGAAGCGCTTATTTTGCGGAGGGCAGGGATCACAGCGCCGATTTTGGTGTTGGGATACACACCTGTCGAATCCATTGTCACTGCAAGCGAGCTGGAAGTGGAGTTAACTGCTTACAGCGTCCAATGGATCACGGAAGCGAACGACATTCTTCAGAAAAACGATCACAAGACTGTCGGGATTCATGTGAAGACCGATACGGGCATGGGACGTTTGGGCGTTCGGACAAAGGAAGATTTACTTGCCGTTGTAGGTGCCCTTGAAGAATGCTCTAAGCTTAAGTGGACAGGCATTTTTACGCATTTTGCCTGCGCGGATGAACCAGATACAACCCATGTGCGACGACAACACGACTTGTTTCAATCCTTTTTGCAAGCACTGCGTGAAGCAAATAAAACTTTGCCGACCGTTCATTGCTGCAATACGGCTGCGGCTATCGCATTTCCCGATTGGGGGTATGATACGATTCGTTTAGGCATAGGTTTATACGGATTGTATCCTTCTGTGTACATGAAAGAACGTGCGGATGTCATTCTTACCCCCGCCCTGGCGCTCAAGACGAGAATTGCCCACGTAAAGAAGGCAGATGAGCCATTCACGGTCAGCTATGGTGCTACGTATGCAGCAAGGCCTGACGAGTGGATTGCAACGCTGCCGATCGGATACGCAGATGGCTATTCTCGCCTTTTGTCCAATCGTGGCGAGGTTTTGTACAATGGATCGCGCTACCCGATTGCAGGCAGAGTTTGTATGGATCAAATCATGGTCAGCCTGAATTCGACAGAAGCAGCGGTCAATGATGAGGTCGTCTTGTATGGTAAGCAGGGTGACGAGGAAATCTCCTTGGATGAAATTGCCGAATTGCTGGGAACAATCAATTACGAGGTTCCTTGTATGCTGAATTACCGAATTCCGCGCCTCTATTTGCGCGACCAGAAAGTAATTGACGTATTTCACCCATTGACGATGAAGTACTCGTCCCGTGAAAATGTAAATAACTAGCAAGGAAAATCAGCAGGAATTTTCCCGTGGAACACGAATACTAGTTAAGCGAAAAAGCTGGCTTTTTTGGGTAAACGAAGTCTTCACCTGCACCTTTAGATTGTTTACACTCACGTTTTCTCACCGAAAAAGCGACAGTAGGTATATTTTTGCAATGGATTCGACATAATGGTATTGTTCATATTGGCTGTTCTTTCTAGAACCAGCATAGCGGATGGAAGTTACGGTCATGGTTGGAGGTGGATTTGTCTTGTCGAAGTCAAACACGAAACGCATCATGATCAGCTTGCCACAACACTTGCTTCAGGAAGTGGATGGCGTTATTCAAAAGGAAAAATCCAATCGCAGCGAGTTTATTCGTCAAGCGATGCATTTGTATTTGAAAGAGCGAAAAAAACGCACAATCCGTGAGACCATGCAAAAAGGGTACATGGAGATGGCGAAGATCAATCTGAATATGGCATCGGAGGCTTTTGGCGCTGAAGAAGAGGCTGACCATACTCTTGTCCGCTTAGTTAGCGGGGTGTGACTGGTGATTGTCAAACGTGGCGATGTGTTTTTCGCGGACCTGTCCCCGGTCGTTGGCTCTGAGCAAGGAGGCGTACGGCCTGTTTTAGTCATTCAAAACGACATTGGAAATCGATTTAGTCCGACGGTCATCGTCGCAGCCATTACGGCGCAGATTCAAAAGGCGAAGTTGCCTACGCATGTGGAAATTGACGCAAAAACTTATGGATTTGATCGTGACTCCGTTATTCTGTTGGAACAAATACGAACCATTGACAAACAACGTCTAACTGATAAAATAACGCATCTCGATGACGAGATGATGGATCGGGTTAATGAATCCTTGCAAATCAGTTTAGGACTCATTGATTTTTAACGTGTGAAAAAAGATCAGATGATAGGAAAAGCCACTTGAGTGAAGCAAGTGGTTTTTTGCTGTCAAATTTGCAGGGATTTTATAGGTGCACAGCGAACTGTTCGAAATGAGAATATAAGACAAAAAGTGACACAATATGATTTATTTTTCGAGGTAGAGAAAAAACTCATTTCTACCTACCAAGCGAGGCGGAAGGGGTTTTTTTGGTTGTGGCAGACTATTCTCCTGAGACAATCAATATAGAACAAGAATCAGACATTGTGACGGCGCGGCAAGTGGGGCGAAATATGTCGAAGTTGTTTTGCTTTGGCACGATCACGCAGTCCCGCATCGCCACGTCAATCTCTGAATTGGCTCGCAATATTTATTTGTATGCGGGTACGGGGACGATCACGATTTCGCCGATTGAACGCGGAGGAGTGATCGGCTTGCAAATAACAGCGAATGACAGCGGTCCAGGGATTCCTGATATTCGCCAGGCGTTAGATGATGGCTATTCGACTTCAGGTGCCCTCGGGGCCGGATTGCCGGGTGTCAGGCGCATGATGGATGAATTTGAGATCCACAGTACCCTTGGTGAAGGGACGCGTGTCGTTGTTGTGAAGTGGAGCGATCAAGCAAAGGAGGAATGAGATAAATGGTAACCCGGAGCTTCCAAGAAGAGTATGTAAAAATTCTTCGGGATTACCTGAGTGCTCAAGGGGAAGACCAGCTCTACGGAGCCCAGCAGTTGGGCAAATGGATGCTTTCTCGAGATATTTCGCCAGAAGAAATTACTGATTTGCATGCGCAAGCGCTTGAGCAGCTCGGGGAAGTGCCTGAGTTTGTGCGCTCCTCCTTCTCCATTTTGACAGAGGTCATGATTGAATATGGGAACGAGCATCGATCCGTAAATAGCTGGCGCAATCGGCATCAGCAGATGGAATCAGAAATAGCCGTGGCAAAAGCGATGCAGCAATCACTTTTGCCAAGTGAGGTTCCAGTCTATCCAGAGCTGGAGATTGGCGTAGTGAGTGTTGCCGCGAAACAAATCTCGGGTGACTATTACGACTTCATTGAACAAACCGAAGGGCGTTTCGGCGTCGCCATTGCAGACATTACCGGAAAAGGAATGCCTGCTGCGATGTGTATGTCGATGGTGAAATATGCGATAGACAGCCTTGGACAAATGGAGCTGGGTCCCGATGAAATGCTGCACCATTTAAACCGGATCGTGGGAAGAAATATTGATCCGAGCATGTTTGTGACGATGATGTTTGGCAGTTACGACTCGAAGGAACACTGCTTTCGTTATGCGATGGCAGGACACGAGCCAGGATTTTTGTACAGGTCAGCCGAAGGGAAGTTTTACGATCTCGAAGGGCGAGGGAATGCACTCGGTTTACGCCCAAACAGTGAATACGAGGTTCAGGAGATTTATTTAGAAATAAATGATGTTCTGATTCTTCTGACGGATGGTGTAACAGAATGCAAAAATAACCGATATTATTTGCAAAGGGAAGAGCTTGTACACCATTTGCAAAAAGAGGTTGGCGAATCTGCCCAAAAGATGGCAAACGGCCTGTACAATAGACTGCTTCTGCTCTCCCAGTTTGACCTGCTGGATGATTACACCATGATTGTACTTCGAAGAACCTAAGCAACGTACGGGGGGAGACGCAGATGGACCTGTTGATTAAGACAACGAGCCTTGAAACTGAGTACCGAGTGGTCCTTGGTGGAGATATTGATGCTTTTACAGCACCGAAAGTAAAGGAAACACTCATGTCACTCGTCACCAAGCCGGATATCAATCGCATTACGGTTGATTTGGAAGCAGTAGAATACATGGACAGTACCGGAATTGGAATTTTCATCGGGATTATGAAAGAGTGCATCCAACGAAATCGTACATTTGAGGTGCACAAATTGTCTCCGCGTGTGGAAAGGCTATTTCGCATTACTGGCTTATACGATCATATTGCCATCCGCAAAGGAGAGAGCGAGTAATGGGTCCAAATAGACCTGAGGCAGACGTGATTCAATTGACTTTGCCAAGCAAGGCGGAGTATTTGGGAGTAGCTCGTCTGACTGTATCCGGTGTAGCCAACCGTATGGGCTTTTCTTATGACGAGATCGAGGATATCAAGCTTGCCGTCGGAGAAGCATGCACGAATGTAGTAAGACATGCATACAAGGAAACAGAGAATCCTGGCTCCATTCATATCCAATGCCACGTTTTTGAAGATCGATTGGTGATCGAGGTAAGCGATCAGGGGGTTGGATTTTCAAATGAGCTCATTGCTGAGCAACTGACGCCGATTTATGCAGGGAAAAGCATAGAGGATTTGGATGAGGGTGGGCTCGGGCTCTATCTCATTCACACGCTTATGGATGAGGTGGAGACTCGCTCTGAATCAGGGGTAGTAGTCTCCATGACCAAGTATGTTCGGCAGGATGGGGTGGCTGGCAATGACTGGACAATCTCGGAAGCAGAAATATAGTCCAGAGGAGTTGAAGGAGCTCATCCACCTGTATGGTGAAACAAAAGATCCTGCGATACAGGAACAACTGGTGAGGGCCTATACTCCTCTTGTGGAATCGTTAGCGAAGAAGTTTGTTCGCGGACAAGTCATGTATGAAGACCTCGTGCAAGTCGGATTAATCGGCCTGCTTGCTTCCTTTCGTCGGTTCGACCCTAGCTTTGAGCGGACATTTGAGAGCTTTGCGATCCCGACCATTGTAGGGGAGATTAAGCGTTATATTCGGGACAAGACATGGAGTGTCTATGTTCCGCGCAGGGTTAAGGAGCTGAGCCCGAAGATCAAACGGGTGGTCGACGAGCTCACGATCAAGCTGCAGCGTTCTCCCCAAATTGCGGACATTGCCAACAGCCTCGGCGTTACAGAGGAAGCAATTCTGGAAACGTTGGAGATGGGGCGCAGCTATCATTCTCTCTCTATGGACAGCGAGCTGGAAGCGGATCTGGATGGCAACACCATTTCTTTACTCGACCTAGTGGGGACGACAGAAGAGGGGTACGGAGCAGTCGAGCAGAATCTGATGCTGGAGCGGGCCCTGCAAATTTTGGATCACCGTGAAAAAGAAATTATTCAATTAACTTTTTATCAAAATTTGAGTCAGAAACAAGCTGGGGACATCATGGGGATGTCGCAGATGCATATTTCCCGCCTTCAGCGCAGGGCGTTGGGCAAGCTGAGAGAAGCATTGAAAGTGGAACAGCTAGAAACCGTGACGTAGAGGGGCCAAGTGGCTCCTCTTTTTTCTTCCCTTTTTCCAGTCCTTGTTAGCAAATGTGGTACAATAAACGACGAAGAATGAGCGCAGGAGGACAGGTATGGAGCTTACGTTGATGATCCAGACAATCGCCCAAGATACGGGTGTCAAACCTCACCAGGTGGAGCGCACGGTTGCCCTTTTGGATGAAGGAAACACGGTTCCTTTTATTGCCCGCTACCGCAAAGAAATGACGGGGCAGCTAGATGAAACACAAATTCGAGCGATTGAGGAACGCGTTCGCTATTTACGCAACCTGTCAGTGCGGAAGGAAGAAGTCGTTCGGCTCATCGATGAGCAAGGCAAGCTGACGGACGAGCTGCGCACAGCAATTGAACGTGCGACAAAGCTCCAAGAGGTAGAGGACCTGTACCGCCCTTACCGCCAAAAACGCCGCACGCGTGCAACCATGGCCAAGGAGAAGGGACTAGAGCCGCTTGCCAACTACCTCATGAGCTTACCGAAAACGGGGAATCCGGAAGAAGAAGCAAAACTATACATCAACCCGGAAAAAGGCGTAGAGACGACTGAGCAAGCTCTGCAAGGAGCAATGGACATTGTGGCGGAAATTCTGTCTGATGACCCAGAAATTCGCCAGTGGGTCCGCCAGCGCTCGGTTCAAAAAGGATTGCTTCTGACGGAGCAGAAAGCCGAAGAAGCAGACGAGAAAAATGTATACCAAATGTATTACGCATATAGTGAGCCTCTGAAAAAGGTCGTTCCACATCGGGTACTGGCCATCAATCGGGGAGAGAACGAAGGTATTTTGAAGGTTTCTATTGAAGCGCCTGTCGCAGAGATTTTGGCTTGGATGCAAAAACGCATACTTCCTCGTGATACCGTTGCCCGCGATCTGCTAACATTGACAGTCGAGGACGCGTATAAACGTCTGATAGCCCCTTCTATTGAACGAGAGGTGCGCGCTGAGCTGACAGAGGCAGCCGAGGAACGTGCTATTCACATCTTTGCAGAAAACCTGCGCAATTTGCTGCTTCAACCGCCTGTAAAAGGAAAAGTCGTACTTGGGGTTGATCCGGCGTTTCGAACAGGCTGCAAGCTCGCCGTTGTAGACGAAACCGGCAAACTGCTGGAGGTTGCCGTCGTTTATCCGACCCCTCCGGCCAATAAAGTGGCTGAAGCTACAGTGAAAGTGAAGCAGTTGATCGAAACCTATGGAGTTACGGTTGTTGCGATTGGGAACGGTACAGCTTCGCGGGAGACAGAACAGTTCATTGCCACGCTACTGAAAGAGCTGAAGCGAGAGGTAATGTACATCATCGTGAACGAGGCAGGTGCATCCGTGTATTCCGCATCTACCCTGGCCAAGGAAGAATTCCCGGACCTGGATGTAGCAGAGCGAAGTGCGGCCTCTATTGCACGTCGCTTGCAGGACCCGCTCGCTGAGTTGGTCAAAATCGATCCGAAGTCCGTCGGGGTCGGTCAGTACCAGCACGATGTTTCACAATCGAGGCTGGCAGACAGCCTACAGTTTGTGGTTGAGTCTGCCGTAAACCATGTCGGAGTAGATGTGAATACCGCTTCCCCTTCTCTATTGCAGTATGTATCAGGGATCAGCCGTCAAGTAGCAGGGAATATCGTGAAAAAACGGGACGAGATCGGGAAGTTCACGGAACGCTCCCAACTGAAGGCAGTTCCGCGCTTGGGTGCCAAAACGTATGAGCAGTGCATCGGGTTTCTCCGTGTGATGGATGGAGCGAATCCACTGGACAAAACACCGATTCACCCGGAATCGTACGATGCGACACACCAGTTATTGTCGATGCTGGGCATTAGCGCTCAGGAGATCGGCAGTGAGAACTGCAAGGAACGCGTGCAGTCTTTGGATGTAAAAGAGACCGCTGCGAAGCTCGGGATTGGTGAGCCTACGCTGCAAGACATTGTGGACAGCCTCTTGCGTCCTGGTCGCGACCCGCGTGACGAGCTGCCAAAACCACTCTTGCGAAGTGATGTCCTCCAGTTGTCTGATCTGAGTGTGGGCATGAAGCTGCAAGGGACTGTGCGCAACGTGGTCGACTTCGGAGCGTTTGTGGATATTGGTCTGAAAAACGACGGTCTCGTGCACATTTCCCGTTTGAAGAAGGGCTTTGTGAAACATCCACTTGAAGTGGTGACTGTTGGCGATATCGTAGATGTATGGGTAGTAGAAATTGACGAGAAACGTCAGCGTGTAGGGATGACCATGATCGCGCCAACGGAAGGATAAGAATGAACTAAAAGGCGGCCTCCTGTCAGTCAGGGCGGCCGCCATTTTTTTCTAAATATAAGAACCAGCAACTGTTGAGCACACGAATTTGGCGAACGTCCTTTCCATTAAAGGCACGTTGCAACTGCCTGCGCATCCATTGTGGCATGAAAGTACCTCCTGGAGAGATTCGTCTATAGGCAATGTATGCGCCGAGACGAGCAGGAGGTGCCTACAATTTTCATTTACTCTTCTTCTTCGTGCAAATATTCCAATTGGGCTTGCAGGGCACGAATCTCTGTCAATAAAGAGATGAGTGGATACTCTGTCTCTTGTAGGGCAGCGAAGCGGCGCTCCAGACCACTGACGTACTCCAGACCATCCACGATCGAAAGCTCGTTTCCTAACCGTTCCACATCCGCACAGTCTGCCAGAACCGTAGGCAATTCTGGGCGCTCTGTGATCGTCAATTTGTCAATTTCCTTGTAAAGTCGTTTCAATAGAGCGATTAATTGATACATATGCGTTTCGGGCAACGAGACAAACTGTAGTCCGTCACTGGACTGCAATAACAAATAGCGCATGAGCTCCTCCACCATTCTGTCTATCGTTTAAACGGTCACAACCATTTATTTGCACATAGTGTAGCCTATCTGTCTGGCACTTTTCAACTGGAACTGCTATGGTGAAAAGAAGGAAGCGGAGGAGATGAGATGACCGATTCGGAACTGCAAATGCTGGTAGAGCAGATATCCAGCGAATTTTTTGCCAAGCCCTTTCGCCATCAGGCCCGCTTTAACAGCAGATTGCGCACCACTGGCGGCAGGTACTTGCTGCGCTCGCATGACATTGAATTGAATCCGAAGCATTTGCAGGAGCATGGTGTGGAGGAATTGATTGCGATCATCAAGCATGAGCTTTGCCATTATCATTTGCACATAGAAAAGCGCGGGTATCGTCACGCTGATCTGGATTTTCAACTGCTTCTGCGTCAGGTGGGGGGAAGTCGATACTGCCAACAGGTAGGAAACGGTCGGACAACCCTGCCATATCGATACGAGCTGGTATGCAAGGCATGTGGCATGAGCTACAAACGCAAACGAAAGATGAACCCGAGCCGTTATCGTTGCGGACGCTGCAAAGGAAAGCTGCTGCTGCACGAGCTAACGACGTAAAGAATCAGAGGAGGTTGGCTTTCTTGCGCGTCTTTTGACAGCAGGGGTATAATGAACAGACGAAAAATGTTTTCCGCGAAGGAAAAGGAGCGTTTGAAGTGGCACACGACGAATTTTCCCTGATCCGGCAATGGACAAGTCGTTCTGCGGGGCAGGAAGGGAACGGTTTAACCGTCGGGATAGGGGATGATGCCGCTGTCTTCTCCCCAGCACCAGAAATGGAAGTCGTGGCCTGTTGCGATGCGATGGTGGAGACGGTTCATTTTTTGAAGAAAACGATGAATCCTAGTGATATCGGATATAAGGCTGTTATCAGCAATGTGAGCGACGTTGCAGCGATGGGCGGGGTTGCCCGGTACGCGCTTGTCAGTATCGCGGTAAGTCCGCAATGGACGCCTGACGAATGCCAGCAAATCTATGAAGGTATTTACGAGGCTTGTCTGGCATATGGAGTTCGTGTCATTGGTGGCGATACTGTTTCTGCGCCTGATGCCCTACACCTGAGTGTTACCGTTTTGGGTGAGGTGGAAAAAGGGCGTGCCATTCGTCGTTCACAAGCAAAGCCTGGGCAGCTTGTTTTTGTTACAGGGCATGTCGGAACTTCTGCAGCAGGACTACATCTTCTCCTGCAAGGAGAGACTGCTGAAAGAGGTGTCTCTTTACCTTGGGAGACATTGATGAATGCCCATCAGCGTCCCGTTGCCCAAATAAAGGCGGGCAGACTGCTCTTGGAATCAGGGGCATGCAGTGCGCTAAATGATGTAAGTGATGGGCTGGCGTCAGAGCTGTGGGAGATTGCCGAGGCGAGCGGCGTATCGATTTTGGTCGATGCTGCAATGGTACCGATCCATGACGAAGTTCGGGAGTATGCACGGCACGTAGAGAAAGATCCGCTGGAATGGGCTTTTTATGGCGGTGAAGATTATCAATTGGTCGGAACGCTTGCGAAAAGTCACTATGAAGCCGTAAGCAAGCAATTTGCCGCTAGTGGTGTACCGTTTACTGTCATCGGTGAGGTGGTAGGAAAAACGCATGAGCCAGAATTGATGCTTCAGCGCGATGATCAACAGCTCCCGTTACCCAAAGCGGGATTCAACCATTTTAGGAGTGGATGAAAGAGATGAGCTATACATGGAGGCTCACGGGAGCGCAGGAGACGCAGCGCTTTGCCGAGCAACTGGCAGGTCTGCTTGAACCAGGTGACTTCCTCGCGATGGAGGGTGATCTGGGAGCGGGCAAGACGACTTTTACCCAGGGGTTGGCCAAAGGACTAGGAGTCCGACAAGTAGTGAACAGTCCGACCTTTACTATCATAAAAGAATATCAGGGGCGCTTGCCGCTTTATCATATGGATGTCTACCGGGTAGGCGATGATCCAGACTCTCTTGGTCTGGACGATTACTTTTTTGGAGAAGGTGTCTGTGTCGTAGAGTGGGCCTCTTTGATCGAGGATGTCCTGCCGACAGATCGGATGACCGTCTTCCTGCGTAGAGAAGGGGAGGAACAGCGGATGATCGAGCTGGTTCCTCAAGGGAATCGTTATGTGAAATTGTGTGAGGAGTTTGATTTTGATGCGCGTACTGGCGATTGATACATCGAATCTGGTGCTAAGTGTAGCTGTGGTAGAGGAAGAGCGGGTCTTGGCAGAAATGACGACGAACCAGCAAAAAAACCATTCCGTGCGTCTGATGGACTGTGTCAGTGAACTGCTCGATGCAACAGGAACAGCGCCAGAGGATCTCAGTGGTTTCGGGGTGGCAAACGGACCGGGCTCCTATACAGGTGTAAGAATCGGCGTTGCCTCTGCGAAAAGCATGGCTTGGTCACTGAATGTGCCAGTCATCGGTGTATCCAGTCTGGAGGTAATCGCCATGAATGGAACAGGCTTCTCTGGATTGATTGTACCGCTGTTCGATGCGCGCAGAGGTCAAGTGTATACCGGCTGTTATCGTTCCGATGGCATGGAGGCGGTACGAGCGCAGTCCACAGAACAAATCATCCTGTTGCGAGAATGGCTGCCACTGTTGCGAGACCTGGCGCAAGGAGAGCCGATCTTGTTCTTGGGTGAAGATGTAAGGCTGCATCGGGAGACGATTGTGCAAGAGCTCGGGAATCAGGCGCAATTTGCTTCTCCAGCGTTCAATCACCCGCGTGCTGCCCATATCGGCTATGTGGCACTGCGCAAGCTACAAGACGGCACAAATGCGCATGAACTGGTTCCGGAGTATTTGCAACTGGCAGAAGCAGAAGCGAAGTGGCTTGCCCAAAAGCAGGCGGGGGCCGTAAAGGAGTAAAAGCATGAGTCAACCAATCGATTTGGAATATCGTTATATGACGATGCAGGACGTTGGGGCTGTGGCAGAGCTGGAGCGCTTGGCTTTTACAACTCCATGGCCGCATGATGCATTTGTCAACGAGCTGACGAGAAATCCAAATGCACGCTATGTAGTCGTCGTTCACCAAAATCGGGTTATCGCTTATTGCGGCATGTGGATCGTGATCGATGAGGCACATATTACAAATATCGCTGTCCATCCACTATATCGAGGAAAAAAGGTTGGATTGGCACTGATGATCAAAATGATGGGTGTTGCCAAGATGCAGGGTGCCCATAGCATGACGCTGGAAGTTCGACCTTCGAACACAGTCGCACGAAACATGTATATCAAGCTCGGCTTTAAAGAGCATGGGCGGCGCAAGGGATATTATTCGGATAACAATGAGGACGCAATCATTATGTGGGTGACATTGTAATGAACAAGACGTATACGTCGCGCTACGAGAAGCGCATACAACAAAAATACGAAGCACATAGGGAATCAGGTGCTCCTACTTATATTTTAGGAATTGAAACGAGCTGCGACGAGACATCGGCTGCTGTCATCCGTGATGGTCGAGAGGTGCTGTCGAACGTCATCGCTTCCCAAGCCGATATCCATAAAAGGTTTGGTGGGGTCGTGCCGGAGGTGGCTTCTCGCAGACATGTAGAGAATATTACGCTTACCATCGAAGAGGCACTGACCGAGGCCGGGAAAACGCTGGATGACATCCAGGCAATTGCGGTGACGTACGGGCCTGGGCTTGTCGGAGCCCTGTTAGTTGGTGTGGCAGCAGCAAAAGCCATTTCCATGGCCAGAGGCATCCCGCTAATTGGTGTCCATCATATCGCGGGTCATATTTACGCGAATCGTCTGGTGCAAGAAATGGAGTTTCCGCTGATCGCACTCGTCGTATCGGGCGGGCATACGGAGCTTGTCTGGATGAAGGAGCACGGTCAGTTCGAGATTTTGGG is from Brevibacillus brevis and encodes:
- the alr gene encoding alanine racemase; translation: MKSFCRDTWVEVDLDAIRANLETFKRHLPEKTGIMAVVKADGYGHGAVHVGKEALASGADSLAVALLDEALILRRAGITAPILVLGYTPVESIVTASELEVELTAYSVQWITEANDILQKNDHKTVGIHVKTDTGMGRLGVRTKEDLLAVVGALEECSKLKWTGIFTHFACADEPDTTHVRRQHDLFQSFLQALREANKTLPTVHCCNTAAAIAFPDWGYDTIRLGIGLYGLYPSVYMKERADVILTPALALKTRIAHVKKADEPFTVSYGATYAARPDEWIATLPIGYADGYSRLLSNRGEVLYNGSRYPIAGRVCMDQIMVSLNSTEAAVNDEVVLYGKQGDEEISLDEIAELLGTINYEVPCMLNYRIPRLYLRDQKVIDVFHPLTMKYSSRENVNN
- a CDS encoding CopG family ribbon-helix-helix protein gives rise to the protein MVGGGFVLSKSNTKRIMISLPQHLLQEVDGVIQKEKSNRSEFIRQAMHLYLKERKKRTIRETMQKGYMEMAKINLNMASEAFGAEEEADHTLVRLVSGV
- a CDS encoding type II toxin-antitoxin system PemK/MazF family toxin → MIVKRGDVFFADLSPVVGSEQGGVRPVLVIQNDIGNRFSPTVIVAAITAQIQKAKLPTHVEIDAKTYGFDRDSVILLEQIRTIDKQRLTDKITHLDDEMMDRVNESLQISLGLIDF
- a CDS encoding anti-sigma regulatory factor, which produces MVVADYSPETINIEQESDIVTARQVGRNMSKLFCFGTITQSRIATSISELARNIYLYAGTGTITISPIERGGVIGLQITANDSGPGIPDIRQALDDGYSTSGALGAGLPGVRRMMDEFEIHSTLGEGTRVVVVKWSDQAKEE
- a CDS encoding PP2C family protein-serine/threonine phosphatase; this translates as MVTRSFQEEYVKILRDYLSAQGEDQLYGAQQLGKWMLSRDISPEEITDLHAQALEQLGEVPEFVRSSFSILTEVMIEYGNEHRSVNSWRNRHQQMESEIAVAKAMQQSLLPSEVPVYPELEIGVVSVAAKQISGDYYDFIEQTEGRFGVAIADITGKGMPAAMCMSMVKYAIDSLGQMELGPDEMLHHLNRIVGRNIDPSMFVTMMFGSYDSKEHCFRYAMAGHEPGFLYRSAEGKFYDLEGRGNALGLRPNSEYEVQEIYLEINDVLILLTDGVTECKNNRYYLQREELVHHLQKEVGESAQKMANGLYNRLLLLSQFDLLDDYTMIVLRRT
- a CDS encoding anti-sigma factor antagonist (This anti-anti-sigma factor, or anti-sigma factor antagonist, belongs to a family that includes characterized members SpoIIAA, RsbV, RsfA, and RsfB.), producing MDLLIKTTSLETEYRVVLGGDIDAFTAPKVKETLMSLVTKPDINRITVDLEAVEYMDSTGIGIFIGIMKECIQRNRTFEVHKLSPRVERLFRITGLYDHIAIRKGESE
- the rsbW gene encoding anti-sigma B factor RsbW, whose protein sequence is MGPNRPEADVIQLTLPSKAEYLGVARLTVSGVANRMGFSYDEIEDIKLAVGEACTNVVRHAYKETENPGSIHIQCHVFEDRLVIEVSDQGVGFSNELIAEQLTPIYAGKSIEDLDEGGLGLYLIHTLMDEVETRSESGVVVSMTKYVRQDGVAGNDWTISEAEI
- the sigB gene encoding RNA polymerase sigma factor SigB encodes the protein MTGQSRKQKYSPEELKELIHLYGETKDPAIQEQLVRAYTPLVESLAKKFVRGQVMYEDLVQVGLIGLLASFRRFDPSFERTFESFAIPTIVGEIKRYIRDKTWSVYVPRRVKELSPKIKRVVDELTIKLQRSPQIADIANSLGVTEEAILETLEMGRSYHSLSMDSELEADLDGNTISLLDLVGTTEEGYGAVEQNLMLERALQILDHREKEIIQLTFYQNLSQKQAGDIMGMSQMHISRLQRRALGKLREALKVEQLETVT
- a CDS encoding Tex family protein; translation: MELTLMIQTIAQDTGVKPHQVERTVALLDEGNTVPFIARYRKEMTGQLDETQIRAIEERVRYLRNLSVRKEEVVRLIDEQGKLTDELRTAIERATKLQEVEDLYRPYRQKRRTRATMAKEKGLEPLANYLMSLPKTGNPEEEAKLYINPEKGVETTEQALQGAMDIVAEILSDDPEIRQWVRQRSVQKGLLLTEQKAEEADEKNVYQMYYAYSEPLKKVVPHRVLAINRGENEGILKVSIEAPVAEILAWMQKRILPRDTVARDLLTLTVEDAYKRLIAPSIEREVRAELTEAAEERAIHIFAENLRNLLLQPPVKGKVVLGVDPAFRTGCKLAVVDETGKLLEVAVVYPTPPANKVAEATVKVKQLIETYGVTVVAIGNGTASRETEQFIATLLKELKREVMYIIVNEAGASVYSASTLAKEEFPDLDVAERSAASIARRLQDPLAELVKIDPKSVGVGQYQHDVSQSRLADSLQFVVESAVNHVGVDVNTASPSLLQYVSGISRQVAGNIVKKRDEIGKFTERSQLKAVPRLGAKTYEQCIGFLRVMDGANPLDKTPIHPESYDATHQLLSMLGISAQEIGSENCKERVQSLDVKETAAKLGIGEPTLQDIVDSLLRPGRDPRDELPKPLLRSDVLQLSDLSVGMKLQGTVRNVVDFGAFVDIGLKNDGLVHISRLKKGFVKHPLEVVTVGDIVDVWVVEIDEKRQRVGMTMIAPTEG
- the cmpA gene encoding cortex morphogenetic protein CmpA, producing MPQWMRRQLQRAFNGKDVRQIRVLNSCWFLYLEKNGGRPD